TTTTTTTATTTCATCATACTCTTCCGACGTTAACGAACCGCTTTTCATAAATATTTGCTGGGGCAACTTTGCCATGCCGCAATCAGACAACAAGCCGGCAAGCCCTAATTGGATAATATCTCCGCTTTTCATGTTTTCTGCTTTTCCGAGCAAATAGCTCAGTACCGCTACAGATACAGAATGATGATAGATATATTCTTCCTTTGTCGGCATCGACAGCATTTGCATAATTTCATAGTGATTCGGTTCACGTTCATATAACGGAAGAAATATTTTTCGAACATCAAAAGCTTCGACTTTAGCACCACTTTGCCAATTTTTAAAATGCTTTTTATAGAATTCAACAGCGTGAAGGTAACGATCCAGGAAGGAATCTTTTTCAATCGCTGGTGAATTGTCTTCTTCTTGTTCCTCTTTCGCCTGTTTACGTCCGCCTTTTGGTTTAAACTCCTGGCCATTGGATAATTTCTGAAATACTTCCACTTCATCAACGAGGAATTGATGGAGAATATAAATGTGATCATCCGTTAAGACGGTTTTTCGCTTCATTATCGGAGAGCCTGTCTTTAAATAGATGTTCTCTCGTAAAACTACGCCCGGAATGAGCTGATTAACATTCACATGCACACGATCACTCCCTTCCTGCTAAAAACTGAAGACGCGAAGTTAACGAACACTTGACTTATCGCCAAGTCAATGGCGAAAGCCTTCGTTGCGCTTACCCTTCAATCCTATAACGAACTTAAACATTCCTATGAAGTATAAAGAAAACCCGTCTTCTCGCCGAGAATATGGCAATAGCCTTCGTTGCACTAATTTTCGTTTCCTTCAGCAAGTTTAAAATTCCTATAAGGTATGAAAAAATGGTCAAGGGATGTGATCATCCCTTGACTCTTATCTACTCGTCAGAGTCTTCCTTTGTTTCTGATTCCACTGTTTCTTCAGAATCATCAATCGTTGCATCTGCATCGATCTCCGTTTCATCAACATCGAAATCGTCCTCTTCTTCATCCACTTCTTCATCCTTCACATTTACCCGCGCAACCGTGGAGACAAATTCATCATCACCAAGACGGATGAGTCTGACCCCTTGCGTATTCCGGCTGGTTTGTGAAATATCCGATACATGGATACGAATCAGCACGCCGTTAGTTGTAATCATCATCAGATCATGATCACTGCCGACGACTTTCAGTGCCACAAGCTGTCCGTTTTTATCAGTAATGTTGCAGGTTTTAATCCCTTTACCGCCTCTGGTTTGCTGACGATACTCTTTTATCGGGGTACGTTTTCCAAATCCGTTCTCCGTTACAATCAGAATATCGGAATCCTCTTCGATGATATCCATACCTACGACTTCATCGCCGGATTTCAGATTAATGCCTTTCACTCCTGCAGCAGTACGGCCCATCAGACGGACATCGGTTTCGCTAAAACGAATTGACATCCCCTGTTTTGTTCCGAGAACCAGTTCTTTGCTTCCATCTGTCAGTCGCACTCCGTGGAGTTCATCTTCCTCGCGCAGTTTAATCGCGAACAGACCACCTCTACGGATTTTGCTGAACGCCTGCAGATCAGTCCGTTTGGATACCCCGTATTTCGTCATAAAGATCAACGCACGGTTTGCATCAAACTCCGAAATCGGGATAACTGTTGAAATGTATTCATCCTGATCGATCTGCAGCAGGTTGATAATTGGTATCCCTTTAGAAGTCCGTTTTTGTTCAGGCACTTCGTAGCCTTTCATCCGATACACTTTTCCTTTATTCGTAAAAAACAGCATATGATCATGAGAATTGGTTACGAACAGATGACGGACAAAATCCTCATCGTGCGTTCCCATTCCCTGCACACCACGACCGCCTCTTTTTTGGGAACGATATGTGGATACCGGAAGACGCTTAATGTAGCCCTGATGAGAAACAGTGATCACCACATTTTGACGCGGGATCAGATCCTCGTCTTCCATGCTGTCTTCGCCGAGCGTGATCGTGGTTCGGCGATCATCACCAAAGCGATCACGGATTTCAATTAATTCTTCACGAATGATTTCAAGAACGCGTTCATCATGGGCAAGAATTTCTTTGAGTTCAGCAATTTTCGCCATCAATTCCTTATATTCCGCTTCGATTTTATCGCGTTCAAGACCGGTGAGACGCTGCAGACGCATATCAAGAATCGCCTGTGCCTGATCATGGGAGAGTTCGTAGTTTTCCATCAGCCCTTCTCTGGCAATGTCTGCTGTTTGTGAGCCCCGGATCAGTTCAATCACTTCATCCAAGTGGTCCAAAGCAATGCGCAGACCTTCAAGAATGTGCGCTCTTGCTTCTGCTTTATTTAATTCAAACTGGGTACGTCTGCGAATCACGATCCGTTGATGCTCCAGGTAATGAACCAGGGTTTCTTTCAGATTCAATACTTTCGGACGTCCGTCAACGAGCGCCAGCGTATTGATTCCAAAGCTGGTCTGAAGCGCTGTCTGCTTATACAGATTATTCAACAACACATTGGCATTCACATCGCGGCGCAGTTCAATCACGATCCGCATACCGGTTCTGTCGGACTCATCCCGAAGATCCGTGATGCCGTCGATTTTTTTATCACGGACAAGTTCAGCGATCTTCTCTATCAGACGAGCTTTATTCACCTGGTAGGGCAGTTCATCAACAATGATCCACGGTTTCCCGTTCTGTTCTTCAATCCGGGCATTGGACCTGATTGTCACAGAACCTTTTCCCGTTTCATAAGCACGGCGGATGCCGGAAATCCCGACGATTTCAGCTCCGGTTGGAAAATCAGGTCCGCTGATATACTGCATCAATTCTTCAATGGTAATATCTTCGTTCTTGCTGAGAGCGAGCACGCCATCGATGACCTCTGAAAGATTATGAGGCGGAATATTCGTCGCCATACCCACAGCAATCCCCGAAGCACCGTTTACCAGCAGGTTTGGAAATCGGGCGGGAAGGACAACAGGTTCACGTTCACTGCCATCATAGTTGTCTTGGTATCCGATCGTGTCTTTATTGATGTCTCTCATCATTTCCATCGAGATTTTAGACATACGGGCTTCAGTATAACGCATCGCTGCCGCTGAATCTCCGTCCACGGAACCAAAGTTCCCGTGTCCGTCCACCAGCATATTGCGGTAACTGAAATCTTGCGCCATACGAACCATCGTTTCGTATACGGCTGAATCACCGTGAGGATGATACTTACCAATGACTTCGCCGACAATTCGCGCCGACTTCTTATACGCTTTGTCTGAAGTAATGCCGAGCTCGTTCATCGCATAAAGGATCCTGCGATGGACAGGCTTCAGCCCATCGCGAACATCCGGCAGTGCACGACTGACAATGACGCTCATCGCATAATCCATAAAGGATGTGCGCATTTCCTGACTGATATTGATATCTGTTACACGTGACTGTTCTTGGTCAGACATTCAATGTACCTCCGTTCAACAATTAAACTCTCATGGTCCTCCTGTTTTACCAGGTCTCACTTAAATATCAAGGTTTTTAACATAGTGGGCGTTTGCCTGAATGAAATCCCGGCGCGGTTCAACCCGATCACCCATCAAGGTTTCAAATACCTCGTCCGCAAGCATGGCATCCGTCATACTGACTTGAAGCAATGTGCGGGAAGCAGGATCCATTGTGGTTTCCCAAAGCTGAGTCGGATTCATCTCACCAAGACCTTTGTAACGCTGCAGACCAGGTTTTGGCGTTGAGGATAATTCACCAAGAATCCGCTCCATTTCCTTCTCGTCAAAGGCATAGTGTACCGCTTTCCCCTGCTTGATCTGATACAACGGCGGCTGTGCAATATAGATATAGCCTTCTTCGATCAAAGGACGCATATAGCGGTACAAAAACGTCAACAGCAGTGTTCGGATATGGGCACCGTCTACGTCAGCATCCGTCATGATAATGATTTTATGATAGCGGGCTTTCGTAATATCAAACTCATCGGCAATTCCTGTACCCAGTGCCGTTATAATGGCACGGATTTCGTTATTGGCAAGGATCTTATCAAGCCTTGCTTTTTCGACATTGATGATTTTCCCCCGAAGTGGCAGTATTGCCTGAAAATGACGATCCCGCCCTTGTTTGGCAGATCCCCCTGCGGAATCACCCTCCACAACATAGATCTCACTGATGGAAGCGTCCTTAGTCGAACAGTCTGCAAGCTTTCCAGGGAGCGAACTCACTTCAAGAGCAGATTTACGCCGGGTCAATTCACGGGCCTTTTTGGCTGCGTCACGGGCTCTGGACGCCATGAGTCCTTTTTCAACGATTTGTCTTGCTACTGTCGGGTTCTCTGCCATGAATTTTGCCATGTACTCGGAAAAAAGGGAGTCCGTAATCGTCCGGGCTTCACTGTTACCCAGTTTCGTTTTCGTTTGACCTTCAAATTGCGGATCCGGAATTTTCACGGAAACAATCGCCGTTAATCCTTCACGGACATCATCACCGATCAGGTTTGCATCGTTTTCTTTGAACAGACCGTTTTTCCGGGCATAGTCATTAATCACCCGGGTCAATGCTGTTTTGAAACCTGACTCATGTGTTCCGCCTTCATGTGTATTGATATTGTTGGCAAAAGAATACAGGTTACTGGCAAAGCTGTCATTATACTGCATGGCAACTTCCACCTGAATCCCCTCTTTTTCACTTTCGATGAAAATCGGTGGTTCATGAAGTGGTGTTTTTGTACGATTGAGGTGTTCAACAAACGAACTGATCCCGCCTTCGTAGTAGTAAGTAGACGACTTATCTTCCACACGCTTATCGATTATATTGATGGTCAAACCTTTATTCAAAAAGGCCAGCTCACGGAGCCGGTTTGCCATAATTTCGTAGTCATAGTCCGTGGTTTCCGTAAAAATCTGTTCATCTGCTTTAAAGCGGATCAGTGTGCCGGATTTCTCCGTCTCGCCGATCACTTGCAGCTCATCTTTTACAATGCCGCGCTCAAAACTGATGTAATAAATTTGCCCTTCTTTATGCACTTCCACTTCAAGAAAAGAAGACAGCGCATTGACAACGGATGCTCCAACACCATGAAGACCGCCGGAAACCTTGTATCCGCCGCCTCCGAATTTACCACCTGCGTGAAGGACGGTCATAATCACTTCCACAGCAGGACGTCCCATTTTTTCATGGATACCGACAGGGATTCCCCGTCCATCATCCTCAACAGTGATCGTGTTATCTTTTTCAATCGTCACCCAGATCTGATCACATTTGTCTGCCATCGCTTCGTCAATGCTGTTATCGACAATTTCCCATACGAGGTGATGAAGACCGCGCTCATTCGTGGAACCGATATACATGCCCGGGCGTTTTCGAACTGCTTCGAGGCCCTCAAGGACCTGAATTTGACTTTCATCATAGGATTCTTTATTTACTGTCACAATACTTCACCTGCACTTTTCTTATGGCTGTATATGTCAGCTGCACCAATGGTAATTATGATGCAGCGTAAAAGTTTATTCAGTGTAGCCTGACAAAAATCACCGGTCAGGTCATTCTTCCATTTTCTTTTCTGAATTTTGAATCGCCTCTCTTAATTCATCCTTGGATGAACTGGCATCTGCCCGACGCTTTAACGTATGGGTAGAAATCGGAGACATAAAAATTT
This Salisediminibacterium beveridgei DNA region includes the following protein-coding sequences:
- a CDS encoding HD-GYP domain-containing protein translates to MKRKTVLTDDHIYILHQFLVDEVEVFQKLSNGQEFKPKGGRKQAKEEQEEDNSPAIEKDSFLDRYLHAVEFYKKHFKNWQSGAKVEAFDVRKIFLPLYEREPNHYEIMQMLSMPTKEEYIYHHSVSVAVLSYLLGKAENMKSGDIIQLGLAGLLSDCGMAKLPQQIFMKSGSLTSEEYDEIKKHPIYGYRMIENIPGFSKNALLGVLQHHEREDGSGYPLKVTRDKLHQFAKIIAIADTFHAMTTERPFRSAKSPYQVLDEMLMDGFGKLDQQYIHRFMPIVTSLAIGEKVRLNNNEPGEIIYLHPDRPTRPLITIADGKQIDLSKEKDLYIEYVQPE
- the gyrA gene encoding DNA gyrase subunit A yields the protein MSDQEQSRVTDINISQEMRTSFMDYAMSVIVSRALPDVRDGLKPVHRRILYAMNELGITSDKAYKKSARIVGEVIGKYHPHGDSAVYETMVRMAQDFSYRNMLVDGHGNFGSVDGDSAAAMRYTEARMSKISMEMMRDINKDTIGYQDNYDGSEREPVVLPARFPNLLVNGASGIAVGMATNIPPHNLSEVIDGVLALSKNEDITIEELMQYISGPDFPTGAEIVGISGIRRAYETGKGSVTIRSNARIEEQNGKPWIIVDELPYQVNKARLIEKIAELVRDKKIDGITDLRDESDRTGMRIVIELRRDVNANVLLNNLYKQTALQTSFGINTLALVDGRPKVLNLKETLVHYLEHQRIVIRRRTQFELNKAEARAHILEGLRIALDHLDEVIELIRGSQTADIAREGLMENYELSHDQAQAILDMRLQRLTGLERDKIEAEYKELMAKIAELKEILAHDERVLEIIREELIEIRDRFGDDRRTTITLGEDSMEDEDLIPRQNVVITVSHQGYIKRLPVSTYRSQKRGGRGVQGMGTHDEDFVRHLFVTNSHDHMLFFTNKGKVYRMKGYEVPEQKRTSKGIPIINLLQIDQDEYISTVIPISEFDANRALIFMTKYGVSKRTDLQAFSKIRRGGLFAIKLREEDELHGVRLTDGSKELVLGTKQGMSIRFSETDVRLMGRTAAGVKGINLKSGDEVVGMDIIEEDSDILIVTENGFGKRTPIKEYRQQTRGGKGIKTCNITDKNGQLVALKVVGSDHDLMMITTNGVLIRIHVSDISQTSRNTQGVRLIRLGDDEFVSTVARVNVKDEEVDEEEDDFDVDETEIDADATIDDSEETVESETKEDSDE
- the gyrB gene encoding DNA topoisomerase (ATP-hydrolyzing) subunit B; translation: MTVNKESYDESQIQVLEGLEAVRKRPGMYIGSTNERGLHHLVWEIVDNSIDEAMADKCDQIWVTIEKDNTITVEDDGRGIPVGIHEKMGRPAVEVIMTVLHAGGKFGGGGYKVSGGLHGVGASVVNALSSFLEVEVHKEGQIYYISFERGIVKDELQVIGETEKSGTLIRFKADEQIFTETTDYDYEIMANRLRELAFLNKGLTINIIDKRVEDKSSTYYYEGGISSFVEHLNRTKTPLHEPPIFIESEKEGIQVEVAMQYNDSFASNLYSFANNINTHEGGTHESGFKTALTRVINDYARKNGLFKENDANLIGDDVREGLTAIVSVKIPDPQFEGQTKTKLGNSEARTITDSLFSEYMAKFMAENPTVARQIVEKGLMASRARDAAKKARELTRRKSALEVSSLPGKLADCSTKDASISEIYVVEGDSAGGSAKQGRDRHFQAILPLRGKIINVEKARLDKILANNEIRAIITALGTGIADEFDITKARYHKIIIMTDADVDGAHIRTLLLTFLYRYMRPLIEEGYIYIAQPPLYQIKQGKAVHYAFDEKEMERILGELSSTPKPGLQRYKGLGEMNPTQLWETTMDPASRTLLQVSMTDAMLADEVFETLMGDRVEPRRDFIQANAHYVKNLDI